The Daucus carota subsp. sativus chromosome 9, DH1 v3.0, whole genome shotgun sequence genome window below encodes:
- the LOC108198299 gene encoding uncharacterized protein LOC108198299 codes for MNDDRFAFMSPSRLVINHKREYNRIEEVTQYMTEFLVTNKDKRFIFAPYIQDDHWILLLFCLDESVIYVFDSLRRERDIRLTTPTRTAYKLYVAQGGRKNNRKEFLWCHADVQCPQQQGGTECGLFVMRYMHEVFLLSQKNPNTNWKEGLGSRRYLKKELNEVRELWAEFFTVECL; via the exons ATGAATGATGATAGATTTGCATTTATGTCACCATCTAGACTGGTGATAAATCACAAGCGTGAATATAACCGTATTGAGGAAGTCACTCAGTATATGACAGAGTTTTTAGTTACAAACAAAGATAAGCGTTTTATCTTTGCACCATACATCCAAGA TGATCATTGGATATTGCTTCTATTCTGTTTGGATGAAAGTGTCATTTACGTGTTTGATTCATTGAGAAGGGAGCGGGATATTCGGTTGACAACACCTACACGAAC GGCATATAAACTGTATGTAGCACAAGGTGGCAGGAAGAATAACCGAAAGGAATTTCTTTGGTGTCATGCAGATGTTCAG TGTCCTCAACAACAAGGAGGTACAGAGTGCGGTTTATTTGTTATGAGGTACATGCATGAAGTATTCCTGCTTTCTCAAAAAAATCCTAATACCAATTGGAAAGAG GGCCTTGGTTCAAGAAGGTATTTAAAGAAGGAACTCAATGAGGTTCGGGAACTGTGGGCTGAGTTTTTTACAGTTGAATGTCTATAA